The following proteins are encoded in a genomic region of Hippopotamus amphibius kiboko isolate mHipAmp2 chromosome 8, mHipAmp2.hap2, whole genome shotgun sequence:
- the ZNF268 gene encoding zinc finger protein 268 isoform X1: MATRVRTAAIWVPPLQERDSSCDGIRKLQGEESSLWPETPDQRPLSGGPRQKHESPGTERVLEWLFMSQEQPKAKKTWGPLSFRDVFVDFTWEEWRLLDPAQKHLYRSVMLENYSNLVSLGYQHSKPSVIVQLEQKELWTMQILGEGHADEVWEIDGCMEWHQENQGKLGSMAKSYQCTAFGELCLLSTDYVSSSQNLHKCVANGKSLKHNIDFSSNYAGKNPNGFHAHKESSFHSKHEQAVIGMKYCESNESGKTANRKSQLICQQIHMEGKPCECSYCGKAFSSRSYPVVHQQTHAEEKPYKCNGCGKDFISKSYLIVHQRTHTGQKPYECSDCWKTFSFNSELVIHQRIHTQENPYECCEYGKVFSRKDQLLSHQRIHSGQKPYGCHECGKAFGLKSQLIIHQRIHTGEKPYECSDCQKAFNTKSNLMVHQRTHTGEKPYGCSECGKAFSFKSQLIVHQGAHTGVKPYGCNQCGKTFSLKSQLIVHQRSHMGVKPYGCIECGKAFRSKSYLIIHQRTHTGEKLHECRECGRAFSFNSQLVIHQRIHTGENPYECSECGKAFSRKYQLISHQRTHAGEKPYECSDCGKTFGLKSQLVIHQRTHTGEKPYECSDCRKAFNTKSNLIVHQRTHTGEKPYGCSECGKAFTFKSQLIVHQGAHTGVKPYGCNQCGKAFSLKSQLIVHQRSHTGVKPYGCIECGKAFRSKSYLIIHMRTHTGEKPHECNECGKSFSFNSQLIVHQRIHTGENPYECSECGKAFNRKDQLLSHQRTHAGEKPYGCSECGKAFSSKSYLIIHMRTHSGEKPYECHKCGKAFIWKSLLIVHERTHAGENPYKCSQCEKSFSGKLRLIVHQRMHTREKPYGCNACEKAFLRKSQLIVHQRTHSGEKPYGCSDCGKTFSQKSILSAHQRTHTGEKPCKCTECGKAFCWKSQLIMHQRMHADEKHNGELNVRNFLSKVNSQEFPENLYRKEAL, encoded by the exons GTCCCACCTCTCCAGGAGCGAGACAGCTCATGTGATGGGATCAGAAAGCTCCAAGGTGAGGAGTCCAGCCTGTGGCCAGAGACCCCTGACCAGAGGCCCCTCTCTGGCGGACCCCGGCAGAAGCACGAGAGTCCTGGGACAGAGCGGGTCCTAGAGTGGCTGTTTATGTCCCAGGAGCAGCCGAAAGCCAAGAAGACCTGG GGACCACTGTCATTCAGGGATGTGTTTGTGGACTTTACCTGGGAGGAGTGGCGGCTGCTGGACCCAGCTCAGAAGCATCTGTACAGGAgtgtgatgctggagaactatAGCAACCTGGTGTCCCTGG GGTATCAGCACAGCAAACCCAGTGTCATTGTCCAGTTGGAACAAAAAGAGCTGTGGACGATGCAGATCCTGGGTGAGGGCCATGCAG ATGAAGTCTGGGAAATTGACGGTTGTATGGAATGGCATCAGGAAAATCAAGGCAAGCTGGGAAGTATGGCAAAAAGCTATCAGTGTACTGCATTTGGAGAACTATGTCTTCTTAGTACAGATTATGTTTCTTCAAGTCAAAACCTTCACAAATGTGTTGCAAATGGAAAGAGCTTGAAACACAATATAGATTTCAGTAGTAATTATGCTGGAAAGAATCCTAATGGGTTTCATGCACATAAGGAATCATCATTCCATTCTAAACATGAGCAAGCTGTTATTGGAATGAAATACTGTGAAAGTAATGAGTCTGGAAAAACTGCCAACAGAAAGTCACAGCTCATATGCCAACAAATACATATGGAAGGAAAACCCTGTGAATGCAGTTactgtgggaaggccttcagcaGCAGGTCATACCCTGTGGTGCATCAGCAAACTCATGCAGAAGAAAAACCCTACAAATGTAATGGATGTGGGAAAGACTTCATCAGCAAGTCCTACCTCATTGTACATCAGAGAACTCACACAGGACAGAAACCATATGAATGCAGTGACTGTTGGAAAACTTTCAGTTTCAATTCAGAACTTGTtatacatcagagaattcacacacAGGAGAATCCCTATGAATGCTGTGAATATGGGAAAGTCTTCAGTAGGAAAGACCAGCTTCTTTCACACCAGAGAATTCATTCAGGACAGAAACCCTATGGGTGTcatgaatgtgggaaagcttttGGTTTGAAATCACAGCTCATTATACATCAAAGaattcacacaggagagaaaccctatgagtgCAGTGATTGTCAGAAAGCCTTTAATACAAAGTCTAACCTCATGGTACACCAGAGAActcacactggggagaaaccctatggttgtagtgaatgtgggaaggccttttcTTTCAAGTCACAGCTTATTGTACATCAGGGAGCACACACTGGAGTGAAACCCTATGGGTGTAATCAGTGTGGAAAAACCTTCAGTTTGAAGTCACAGCTCATTGTACATCAGAGAAGTCACATGGGAGTGAAGCCCTATGGATGCAttgaatgtgggaaagcttttagGAGCAAGTCCTACCTCATTATACATCAGAGGACTCACACCGGAGAGAAACTCCATgaatgcagggaatgtgggagAGCCTTCAGTTTCAATTCACAACTTGTtatacatcagagaattcacacaggGGAGAATCCCTAtgaatgcagtgaatgtgggaaagccttcagtcGGAAATACCAGCTCATTTCACACCAGAGAACTCATGCAGGGGAGAAGCCGTATGAATGCAGTGACTGTGGGAAAACTTTTGGTTTGAAGTCACAGCTTGTGATACATCAAAGaactcacacaggagagaaaccctatgagtgCAGTGATTGTCGGAAAGCCTTTAATACAAAGTCAAATCTTATTGTACATCAGAGAACCCACACAGGGGAGAAACCCTATGGTtgtagtgaatgtgggaaagcctttactTTCAAGTCACAGCTCATTGTACATCAGGGAGCACACACTGGGGTGAAACCCTATGGATGTAATCagtgtggaaaagccttcagtTTGAAGTCACAGCTCATTGTACATCAGAGAAGTCACACTGGAGTGAAGCCCTATGGATGCAttgaatgtgggaaagcttttagGAGCAAGTCCTACCTCATTATACACATGAGgactcacacaggagagaaaccacaTGAATGCAATGAATGCGGGAAATCCTTCAGTTTCAATTCACAGCTTATTGTACACCAGAGAATTCACACAGGGGAGAATCCCTAtgaatgcagtgaatgtgggaaagcctttaatAGAAAAGATCAGCTTCTCTCACATCAACGAACTCATGCTGGGGAGAAACCTTATGGGTGCAgtgagtgtgggaaagcctttagtAGCAAGTCATACCTTATTATACACATGAGAACTCATTCAGGTGAGAAACCATATGAATGTCACaagtgtgggaaagccttcatttGGAAGTCACTACTCATTGTACATGAGCGAACTCATGCTGGGGAAAACCCTTATAAATGCAGTCAATGTGAGAAATCCTTCAGTGGAAAATTACGACTCATTGTACACCAGAGAATGCACACAAGAGAGAAGCCCTATGGTTGCAACGCGTGTGAAAAAGCCTTCCTGAGGAAATCTCAGCTAATTGTACATCAGAGAACTCATTCAGGGGAGAAACCCTATGGCTGCAGCGACTGTGGGAAAACCTTCTCTCAGAAATCCATTCTCAGTGCACATCAGAGgactcacacaggagagaaaccctgtAAGTGTACtgagtgtgggaaagccttttgTTGGAAGTCACAGCTCATTATGCATCAGAGAATGCATGCAGATGAGAAACATAATGGTGAATTAAATGTAAGAAACTTTCTCTCAAAAGTGAATTCACAGGAATTTCCAGAAAACTTGTACAGGAAAGAAGCTCTGTAA
- the ZNF268 gene encoding zinc finger protein 268 isoform X2, which translates to MSQEQPKAKKTWGPLSFRDVFVDFTWEEWRLLDPAQKHLYRSVMLENYSNLVSLGYQHSKPSVIVQLEQKELWTMQILGEGHADEVWEIDGCMEWHQENQGKLGSMAKSYQCTAFGELCLLSTDYVSSSQNLHKCVANGKSLKHNIDFSSNYAGKNPNGFHAHKESSFHSKHEQAVIGMKYCESNESGKTANRKSQLICQQIHMEGKPCECSYCGKAFSSRSYPVVHQQTHAEEKPYKCNGCGKDFISKSYLIVHQRTHTGQKPYECSDCWKTFSFNSELVIHQRIHTQENPYECCEYGKVFSRKDQLLSHQRIHSGQKPYGCHECGKAFGLKSQLIIHQRIHTGEKPYECSDCQKAFNTKSNLMVHQRTHTGEKPYGCSECGKAFSFKSQLIVHQGAHTGVKPYGCNQCGKTFSLKSQLIVHQRSHMGVKPYGCIECGKAFRSKSYLIIHQRTHTGEKLHECRECGRAFSFNSQLVIHQRIHTGENPYECSECGKAFSRKYQLISHQRTHAGEKPYECSDCGKTFGLKSQLVIHQRTHTGEKPYECSDCRKAFNTKSNLIVHQRTHTGEKPYGCSECGKAFTFKSQLIVHQGAHTGVKPYGCNQCGKAFSLKSQLIVHQRSHTGVKPYGCIECGKAFRSKSYLIIHMRTHTGEKPHECNECGKSFSFNSQLIVHQRIHTGENPYECSECGKAFNRKDQLLSHQRTHAGEKPYGCSECGKAFSSKSYLIIHMRTHSGEKPYECHKCGKAFIWKSLLIVHERTHAGENPYKCSQCEKSFSGKLRLIVHQRMHTREKPYGCNACEKAFLRKSQLIVHQRTHSGEKPYGCSDCGKTFSQKSILSAHQRTHTGEKPCKCTECGKAFCWKSQLIMHQRMHADEKHNGELNVRNFLSKVNSQEFPENLYRKEAL; encoded by the exons ATGTCCCAGGAGCAGCCGAAAGCCAAGAAGACCTGG GGACCACTGTCATTCAGGGATGTGTTTGTGGACTTTACCTGGGAGGAGTGGCGGCTGCTGGACCCAGCTCAGAAGCATCTGTACAGGAgtgtgatgctggagaactatAGCAACCTGGTGTCCCTGG GGTATCAGCACAGCAAACCCAGTGTCATTGTCCAGTTGGAACAAAAAGAGCTGTGGACGATGCAGATCCTGGGTGAGGGCCATGCAG ATGAAGTCTGGGAAATTGACGGTTGTATGGAATGGCATCAGGAAAATCAAGGCAAGCTGGGAAGTATGGCAAAAAGCTATCAGTGTACTGCATTTGGAGAACTATGTCTTCTTAGTACAGATTATGTTTCTTCAAGTCAAAACCTTCACAAATGTGTTGCAAATGGAAAGAGCTTGAAACACAATATAGATTTCAGTAGTAATTATGCTGGAAAGAATCCTAATGGGTTTCATGCACATAAGGAATCATCATTCCATTCTAAACATGAGCAAGCTGTTATTGGAATGAAATACTGTGAAAGTAATGAGTCTGGAAAAACTGCCAACAGAAAGTCACAGCTCATATGCCAACAAATACATATGGAAGGAAAACCCTGTGAATGCAGTTactgtgggaaggccttcagcaGCAGGTCATACCCTGTGGTGCATCAGCAAACTCATGCAGAAGAAAAACCCTACAAATGTAATGGATGTGGGAAAGACTTCATCAGCAAGTCCTACCTCATTGTACATCAGAGAACTCACACAGGACAGAAACCATATGAATGCAGTGACTGTTGGAAAACTTTCAGTTTCAATTCAGAACTTGTtatacatcagagaattcacacacAGGAGAATCCCTATGAATGCTGTGAATATGGGAAAGTCTTCAGTAGGAAAGACCAGCTTCTTTCACACCAGAGAATTCATTCAGGACAGAAACCCTATGGGTGTcatgaatgtgggaaagcttttGGTTTGAAATCACAGCTCATTATACATCAAAGaattcacacaggagagaaaccctatgagtgCAGTGATTGTCAGAAAGCCTTTAATACAAAGTCTAACCTCATGGTACACCAGAGAActcacactggggagaaaccctatggttgtagtgaatgtgggaaggccttttcTTTCAAGTCACAGCTTATTGTACATCAGGGAGCACACACTGGAGTGAAACCCTATGGGTGTAATCAGTGTGGAAAAACCTTCAGTTTGAAGTCACAGCTCATTGTACATCAGAGAAGTCACATGGGAGTGAAGCCCTATGGATGCAttgaatgtgggaaagcttttagGAGCAAGTCCTACCTCATTATACATCAGAGGACTCACACCGGAGAGAAACTCCATgaatgcagggaatgtgggagAGCCTTCAGTTTCAATTCACAACTTGTtatacatcagagaattcacacaggGGAGAATCCCTAtgaatgcagtgaatgtgggaaagccttcagtcGGAAATACCAGCTCATTTCACACCAGAGAACTCATGCAGGGGAGAAGCCGTATGAATGCAGTGACTGTGGGAAAACTTTTGGTTTGAAGTCACAGCTTGTGATACATCAAAGaactcacacaggagagaaaccctatgagtgCAGTGATTGTCGGAAAGCCTTTAATACAAAGTCAAATCTTATTGTACATCAGAGAACCCACACAGGGGAGAAACCCTATGGTtgtagtgaatgtgggaaagcctttactTTCAAGTCACAGCTCATTGTACATCAGGGAGCACACACTGGGGTGAAACCCTATGGATGTAATCagtgtggaaaagccttcagtTTGAAGTCACAGCTCATTGTACATCAGAGAAGTCACACTGGAGTGAAGCCCTATGGATGCAttgaatgtgggaaagcttttagGAGCAAGTCCTACCTCATTATACACATGAGgactcacacaggagagaaaccacaTGAATGCAATGAATGCGGGAAATCCTTCAGTTTCAATTCACAGCTTATTGTACACCAGAGAATTCACACAGGGGAGAATCCCTAtgaatgcagtgaatgtgggaaagcctttaatAGAAAAGATCAGCTTCTCTCACATCAACGAACTCATGCTGGGGAGAAACCTTATGGGTGCAgtgagtgtgggaaagcctttagtAGCAAGTCATACCTTATTATACACATGAGAACTCATTCAGGTGAGAAACCATATGAATGTCACaagtgtgggaaagccttcatttGGAAGTCACTACTCATTGTACATGAGCGAACTCATGCTGGGGAAAACCCTTATAAATGCAGTCAATGTGAGAAATCCTTCAGTGGAAAATTACGACTCATTGTACACCAGAGAATGCACACAAGAGAGAAGCCCTATGGTTGCAACGCGTGTGAAAAAGCCTTCCTGAGGAAATCTCAGCTAATTGTACATCAGAGAACTCATTCAGGGGAGAAACCCTATGGCTGCAGCGACTGTGGGAAAACCTTCTCTCAGAAATCCATTCTCAGTGCACATCAGAGgactcacacaggagagaaaccctgtAAGTGTACtgagtgtgggaaagccttttgTTGGAAGTCACAGCTCATTATGCATCAGAGAATGCATGCAGATGAGAAACATAATGGTGAATTAAATGTAAGAAACTTTCTCTCAAAAGTGAATTCACAGGAATTTCCAGAAAACTTGTACAGGAAAGAAGCTCTGTAA